Proteins found in one Nostoc sp. NIES-3756 genomic segment:
- a CDS encoding GDYXXLXY domain-containing protein, with protein sequence MAETSESSKNKTLSPEAEFSKKLTFRDYLTATEQKYNQPLPFWRLILPLMLQTGLILSVPTQAMYTSLAGREVILQTLPNDPDNVLRGYTLNLDYNISRISNLRRLPGWEEVVSRNGGRRGRLLEGTNLYVILQEQQSFGRGTPRAWRPVRVSSNLPMSLRDNQVALRGIYQDGTINYGVESYNVPDEQRRQLNNDISRAARQTRDGQLRSLAVKVKVDPQGNAVPVSLWVRDRNYRF encoded by the coding sequence ATGGCAGAAACTTCTGAATCGAGCAAGAATAAAACTTTATCTCCCGAGGCTGAGTTTTCTAAGAAGCTGACTTTTCGGGATTATTTGACAGCTACTGAACAAAAATACAATCAGCCTTTGCCTTTTTGGCGGCTAATTTTACCCCTGATGTTGCAAACAGGGTTGATTTTATCGGTTCCCACTCAAGCAATGTACACCAGTCTTGCAGGTCGGGAGGTAATCTTACAAACTTTACCGAATGATCCTGATAATGTGTTGCGTGGCTATACGCTCAATCTGGATTACAACATATCTCGTATTTCTAATCTGCGGCGGCTTCCCGGTTGGGAGGAGGTAGTTAGCAGGAATGGGGGAAGGCGTGGACGACTACTTGAGGGAACTAACTTATACGTGATTTTGCAAGAGCAACAATCTTTTGGTCGTGGTACTCCTAGAGCTTGGCGACCTGTGCGTGTGAGCAGCAATTTACCTATGTCTTTGCGAGATAATCAGGTAGCTTTGAGAGGCATTTACCAAGATGGGACTATTAACTACGGCGTGGAATCATACAATGTTCCAGACGAGCAACGTCGGCAGTTGAATAACGATATTTCCCGCGCTGCTCGTCAAACTAGAGATGGACAGTTGCGATCGCTCGCTGTCAAAGTAAAGGTAGACCCACAGGGTAATGCTGTACCTGTTAGTCTATGGGTACGCGATCGCAATTATCGTTTTTAA